In Citrobacter sp. RHB25-C09, the following proteins share a genomic window:
- a CDS encoding multidrug ABC transporter permease/ATP-binding protein → MELLLLVWRQYRWPFIGVMALSLASAALGIGLIAFINQRLIETADTSLLVLPEFLGLLLLLMAVTLGSQLALTTLGHHFVYRLRSEFIKRILDTHVERIEQLGSASLLAGLTSDVRNITIAFVRLPELVQGIILTLGSAAYLATLSTKMLLVTVIWMAITIWGGFVLVARVYRHMATLRETEDKLYNDYQTVLEGRKELTLNRERAEHIFNTLYIPDAKEYRHHIIRADTFHLSAVNWSNIMLLGAIGLVFWMANSLGWADTNVAATYSLTLLFLRTPLLSAVGALPTLLTAQVAFNKLNKFDLAPFKAEFPRPKAFPDWKTLELRNVMFHYQDNAFSVGPVNLTIHRGELLFLIGGNGSGKSTLAMLLTGLYQPQSGEILLDGKPVATGTPEDYRKLFSAVFTDVWLFDQLLGPEGKPANPALVEQWLAHLKMANKLELSDGRILNLKLSKGQKKRVALLLALAEERDIILLDEWAADQDPHFRREFYQVLLPLMQEMGKTIFAISHDDHYFVHADRLLEMRDGQLSELVGDERDAASRDAVARTA, encoded by the coding sequence ATGGAACTTCTCCTTCTTGTCTGGCGGCAGTATCGCTGGCCATTTATCGGCGTGATGGCGCTCAGCCTTGCCAGCGCCGCGTTGGGTATCGGCCTTATTGCCTTTATCAATCAGCGACTTATTGAAACCGCGGATACCTCCCTGCTGGTGCTGCCGGAATTTCTCGGCTTACTGCTACTGCTGATGGCGGTGACGCTGGGCTCACAGTTGGCGCTGACTACACTGGGGCACCACTTTGTCTATCGACTGCGTAGCGAGTTCATTAAACGTATTCTTGATACCCACGTTGAGCGGATTGAGCAACTGGGCAGCGCTTCGCTACTGGCGGGGTTAACCAGCGATGTCCGCAATATCACCATTGCGTTTGTCCGCCTGCCGGAACTGGTACAGGGGATCATTCTCACCCTTGGTTCTGCGGCTTATCTGGCGACGCTGTCGACCAAAATGCTGCTGGTCACCGTCATCTGGATGGCGATCACAATCTGGGGCGGCTTTGTACTGGTGGCCCGCGTTTACCGGCATATGGCAACGTTGCGTGAAACCGAGGATAAGCTATACAACGATTATCAAACCGTGCTGGAAGGGCGCAAAGAGCTGACGCTGAACCGCGAACGGGCGGAGCATATCTTTAATACGCTGTATATTCCGGATGCGAAGGAATATCGCCACCACATCATTCGCGCGGATACCTTCCACCTGAGCGCGGTGAACTGGTCAAACATTATGTTGCTTGGGGCGATTGGGCTGGTGTTCTGGATGGCAAATAGCCTCGGTTGGGCAGATACCAACGTTGCGGCAACCTATTCACTGACGCTTCTGTTTCTGCGGACTCCGCTGCTGTCCGCGGTGGGCGCGCTGCCGACGCTGCTGACGGCGCAGGTCGCCTTTAACAAACTCAATAAATTCGATCTTGCCCCGTTTAAGGCGGAATTCCCGCGCCCGAAGGCGTTTCCGGACTGGAAAACCCTCGAACTGCGTAACGTAATGTTTCACTATCAGGACAATGCGTTTTCAGTCGGGCCAGTGAACCTGACGATCCATCGGGGTGAACTGCTGTTTCTGATCGGCGGGAACGGTAGCGGTAAATCGACGTTGGCTATGCTGCTGACCGGACTGTACCAGCCCCAGTCAGGGGAGATTTTACTCGATGGTAAGCCGGTCGCGACCGGGACGCCGGAAGATTACCGCAAATTGTTCTCGGCAGTCTTTACAGACGTCTGGCTATTCGACCAACTGTTAGGGCCAGAGGGCAAACCGGCAAACCCTGCACTGGTTGAGCAGTGGCTGGCGCATTTGAAAATGGCGAACAAGCTGGAACTGAGCGACGGACGAATTCTTAATCTGAAGCTGTCGAAAGGGCAGAAGAAGCGCGTGGCGCTACTGCTGGCGTTAGCGGAAGAGCGCGATATCATTTTGCTTGATGAGTGGGCGGCCGATCAGGATCCGCATTTCCGTCGCGAATTCTATCAGGTGCTGCTGCCGCTCATGCAAGAGATGGGGAAAACCATTTTCGCCATCAGTCATGACGACCACTATTTTGTCCACGCCGACCGCCTGCTGGAAATGCGTGACGGGCAGTTGAGCGAACTGGTGGGCGATGAGCGCGATGCGGCGTCCCGTGATGCCGTCGCGCGTACCGCGTAG
- the eco gene encoding serine protease inhibitor ecotin gives MKTIVPAILFATFASTAVLAASVDMNTQPLEKIAPYPQAEKGMKRQVIQLPPQEDESTLKVELMLGQTLEVDCNQHRLGGELESKTLEGWGYDYYVFDKVTSPVSTMMACPDGKKEQKFVSAYLGNDGMLRYNSKLPIVVYAPANVEVKYRIWKAEEKIQDAVAR, from the coding sequence CTGAAGACAATTGTCCCTGCCATTTTATTCGCGACTTTCGCCAGCACCGCTGTACTGGCGGCCTCTGTTGATATGAATACGCAACCGCTGGAAAAAATAGCCCCCTATCCGCAGGCGGAAAAAGGCATGAAGCGTCAGGTCATTCAATTACCCCCGCAGGAAGATGAATCTACTCTGAAAGTGGAACTGATGCTGGGTCAAACGCTGGAGGTGGACTGCAATCAGCATCGCCTCGGCGGCGAACTGGAAAGCAAAACGCTGGAAGGCTGGGGCTATGACTATTATGTGTTTGATAAAGTCACGTCTCCGGTATCAACCATGATGGCCTGCCCGGACGGCAAGAAAGAGCAGAAATTCGTGAGCGCTTATCTGGGCAATGACGGCATGCTGCGCTACAACAGCAAACTGCCGATCGTGGTCTATGCTCCGGCTAATGTTGAAGTGAAATACCGGATCTGGAAAGCGGAAGAGAAGATTCAGGACGCGGTGGCGCGATAA
- the mqo gene encoding malate dehydrogenase (quinone), with amino-acid sequence MKKVTAMLFTMAVGLNAVSMAAKAKATEEQETDVLLIGGGIMSATLGTYLQELEPDWSMTMVERLDGVAQESSNGWNNAGTGHSALMELNYTPKKADGSISIEKAVEINETFQISRQFWAHQVNSGVMHDPRSFITTVPHMSFVWGDENVNFLRARYAALQQSTLFRGMRYSEDHAQIKEWAPLVMEGRDPQQKVAATRTEIGTDVNYGEITRQLIASLQKKPNFALKLSTEVRGFKRNEDNTWTVTVADLKNGEAEHHIKAKFVFIGAGGAALKLLQETGIPEADEYAGFPVGGQFLVAENPDVVNRHLAKVYGQASVGAPPMSVPHIDTRVLDGKRVVLFGPFATFSTKFLKNGSLWDLLSSTTTSNFMPMVNVGLDNFDLVKYLISQVMLSEDDRFDALKEYYPQAKKEDWRLWQAGQRVQIIKRDEDKGGVLRLGTEVVSDKEGTVAALLGASPGASTAAPIMLHLMETVFKDKVNSPQWQAKLKTIIPSYGTKLNGNVEATERELKYTSEVLGLKYDQPQVADTAPKAQLKPLAQPARKEVADIAL; translated from the coding sequence ATGAAAAAAGTGACTGCCATGCTCTTCACGATGGCCGTTGGGCTGAATGCTGTCTCCATGGCGGCAAAAGCGAAAGCGACAGAAGAGCAGGAAACGGATGTGCTGCTGATCGGTGGCGGTATCATGAGTGCCACACTGGGAACGTATCTTCAGGAACTGGAACCAGACTGGTCAATGACCATGGTGGAACGTCTTGATGGTGTAGCGCAGGAAAGTTCGAACGGCTGGAACAACGCCGGGACCGGGCACTCCGCGCTGATGGAACTGAACTACACGCCGAAGAAAGCTGACGGTAGCATCAGTATTGAAAAAGCGGTTGAAATCAACGAAACCTTCCAGATTTCACGCCAGTTTTGGGCGCACCAGGTGAACAGCGGCGTAATGCACGATCCGCGATCCTTTATCACCACCGTCCCGCATATGAGCTTTGTCTGGGGGGATGAAAACGTCAATTTCCTGCGCGCTCGCTACGCGGCATTACAGCAGAGCACGCTGTTCCGTGGCATGCGCTATTCCGAAGACCATGCGCAAATAAAAGAATGGGCGCCGCTGGTCATGGAAGGGCGCGATCCGCAACAAAAAGTGGCGGCCACGCGCACGGAAATCGGTACCGACGTGAACTACGGCGAAATCACACGACAACTGATTGCATCGTTGCAGAAAAAGCCCAACTTTGCGCTGAAACTGAGCACGGAAGTTCGTGGCTTCAAGCGTAATGAGGATAACACCTGGACGGTAACCGTCGCCGATCTGAAAAACGGCGAAGCGGAACATCACATTAAAGCGAAGTTTGTCTTTATCGGTGCAGGTGGCGCGGCGCTGAAACTGTTGCAGGAAACCGGTATTCCTGAAGCCGACGAGTACGCGGGTTTCCCGGTTGGCGGACAGTTCCTGGTGGCAGAAAATCCGGATGTGGTGAACCGTCACCTGGCGAAAGTCTACGGTCAGGCTTCGGTGGGCGCACCGCCGATGTCGGTACCGCATATCGATACCCGTGTTCTGGATGGTAAACGCGTGGTGCTGTTTGGGCCGTTCGCTACCTTTTCAACCAAATTCCTCAAGAACGGTTCGCTGTGGGATCTGCTGAGCTCCACGACGACGTCGAACTTTATGCCAATGGTTAACGTAGGGCTGGATAACTTTGATCTGGTGAAATACCTGATTAGTCAGGTGATGCTGAGCGAAGACGATCGTTTCGACGCGCTGAAAGAGTACTATCCGCAGGCGAAAAAAGAGGACTGGCGTTTGTGGCAGGCCGGTCAGCGCGTACAGATTATCAAGCGTGATGAAGACAAAGGCGGAGTACTGCGTCTGGGAACCGAAGTGGTGAGCGACAAAGAGGGAACCGTTGCGGCGCTGCTTGGCGCTTCGCCAGGCGCATCAACAGCGGCACCGATTATGCTGCATCTGATGGAAACGGTCTTTAAGGACAAAGTGAACAGCCCGCAGTGGCAGGCAAAGCTGAAAACGATTATTCCGTCTTACGGCACGAAGCTGAACGGGAACGTAGAGGCGACGGAGCGGGAACTGAAATACACCAGCGAAGTGCTCGGTCTGAAATATGACCAGCCGCAGGTTGCCGATACCGCGCCGAAAGCGCAGCTTAAGCCTCTGGCGCAGCCTGCGCGTAAAGAAGTGGCGGATATCGCGCTGTAA
- a CDS encoding SulP family inorganic anion transporter — MPATSTSASTAEHTVSNVLCAPRLLLRETLAGVITALALIPEVISFSVIAGVDPKVSLIASVVLCLAMSVLGGRPAMVTAAAGSVALVIGPMVHQHGVQYILPAVVMAGIIQILFGLTRMARLMRFIPAAVMTGFVNALGILIFFAQVPHFWSKSPLIWGMFVLTLLIVLWAPRVIKSIPAPLIAIVLLTVFTVTTGQLLPTVGDEGSMSGGLPGLTQLQVPLNLETLMIIWPCALSIAFVGLMESLLTAKLVDDLTVTPSNKNRESTGLGIANIMAGFYGGIAGCAMIGQTIVNVEMGQGRSRVSTFSAGIVLLLLVTALSDLMAKIPMSVLAGIMVIVAVKTFSWHSIQPATLSKLPLIETLVMIVTVGATVYTGNLAIGVVAGVAVMGLLPRVVKKA; from the coding sequence ATGCCAGCGACCTCCACCTCTGCCAGTACAGCTGAACACACCGTCAGCAATGTCCTCTGCGCACCTCGCCTGCTGTTACGTGAAACGCTTGCCGGTGTGATCACCGCGCTGGCGCTGATTCCGGAGGTGATTTCCTTCTCCGTTATTGCAGGCGTTGATCCGAAAGTGAGCCTGATTGCCTCGGTGGTTTTATGTCTGGCGATGTCCGTACTGGGTGGACGTCCGGCGATGGTCACCGCAGCGGCAGGATCCGTGGCGTTGGTGATCGGCCCGATGGTGCATCAGCACGGTGTTCAGTACATCCTGCCTGCCGTGGTGATGGCTGGCATTATCCAGATATTGTTTGGCCTCACCAGAATGGCGCGCCTGATGCGCTTCATTCCTGCGGCCGTCATGACCGGCTTTGTGAATGCCCTCGGCATTCTCATTTTCTTTGCTCAGGTTCCGCATTTCTGGAGCAAAAGCCCGCTGATTTGGGGAATGTTTGTTCTGACTTTACTTATTGTGCTGTGGGCGCCTCGCGTGATTAAAAGCATACCTGCACCGCTGATAGCCATTGTCTTACTGACGGTGTTTACGGTGACTACCGGGCAACTACTGCCTACGGTGGGCGACGAAGGTTCGATGAGCGGCGGATTGCCGGGACTGACACAGTTGCAGGTGCCCCTGAACCTGGAGACGCTGATGATTATCTGGCCCTGCGCACTCAGTATTGCCTTCGTTGGGCTAATGGAATCGCTACTGACGGCAAAGCTGGTGGACGATTTGACGGTGACGCCGTCGAACAAGAATCGTGAAAGTACCGGCCTGGGGATTGCGAATATTATGGCGGGTTTTTACGGTGGCATTGCAGGCTGTGCAATGATCGGCCAGACCATCGTCAACGTGGAGATGGGTCAGGGGCGCAGCCGTGTTTCAACATTTTCCGCTGGCATAGTTTTACTGCTGCTGGTAACCGCACTGAGCGACCTCATGGCAAAAATCCCGATGTCAGTGTTGGCAGGAATTATGGTGATTGTGGCAGTAAAAACATTCAGCTGGCACAGCATTCAACCCGCGACTCTGTCGAAATTACCGCTAATTGAAACACTGGTGATGATCGTGACCGTGGGCGCCACAGTGTACACCGGCAACCTGGCGATTGGCGTGGTTGCCGGCGTGGCGGTTATGGGATTGCTGCCGCGAGTAGTGAAGAAGGCGTAG
- the napD gene encoding chaperone NapD gives MHTNWQVCSLIVQAKSEHLQDISTQLSEFPGCEVAVSDKESGQLIVVVEAEHSETLMQTIESVRNVAGVLAVSLVYHQQDEQGEETP, from the coding sequence ATGCACACTAACTGGCAAGTTTGCAGCCTGATTGTTCAGGCAAAAAGCGAACACTTACAGGATATCAGCACGCAATTGAGCGAATTCCCCGGCTGTGAAGTTGCCGTAAGCGACAAGGAAAGCGGTCAGTTGATTGTGGTGGTAGAAGCAGAACACAGCGAAACGCTGATGCAAACAATTGAGTCGGTACGCAACGTTGCGGGCGTGCTGGCGGTGTCGCTGGTATATCACCAGCAGGATGAGCAAGGTGAGGAAACACCATGA
- the napF gene encoding ferredoxin-type protein NapF: MVDLSRRGILTGSWRKASSGIRPPWSMEESHFLSHCTRCDACIQCCENDVLQRGPGGYPTVNFKQNECSFCYACAQACPESLFSPRHTRAWDLIFTLGQGCLAYQSVECRRCQDSCEPQAIIFRPTQSGIYQPQLDNQACNGCGACAASCPVSAINAEYNHAH, encoded by the coding sequence ATGGTTGATCTATCCCGTCGAGGCATATTGACAGGCAGTTGGCGTAAAGCCAGCAGCGGGATACGTCCGCCGTGGAGTATGGAAGAATCCCATTTTCTCTCTCATTGCACCCGTTGCGATGCCTGCATTCAGTGCTGTGAAAACGATGTTCTACAGCGCGGGCCGGGCGGCTATCCGACCGTTAACTTCAAACAAAACGAATGCAGTTTCTGCTACGCGTGTGCGCAGGCTTGCCCCGAATCTCTGTTTTCTCCGCGCCACACCAGGGCATGGGATCTGATTTTCACCCTCGGGCAGGGCTGCCTGGCGTATCAGTCTGTTGAGTGTCGTCGCTGTCAGGATAGCTGTGAACCGCAGGCGATAATCTTTCGCCCAACGCAGTCCGGTATTTATCAGCCGCAGCTCGACAACCAGGCATGTAACGGATGTGGCGCGTGTGCCGCCAGTTGTCCGGTATCTGCCATTAATGCGGAGTACAACCATGCACACTAA